In one window of Synchiropus splendidus isolate RoL2022-P1 chromosome 15, RoL_Sspl_1.0, whole genome shotgun sequence DNA:
- the sox4b gene encoding transcription factor SOX-4b: MVQKMSHTESTAEALSFFAGDSSSGAGMDLDPAASPLSPGASGDNPAWCKTPSGHIKRPMNAFMVWSQIERRKIMEQSPDMHNAEISKRLGKRWKLLRDGDKIPFIREAERLRLKHMADYPDYKYRPRKKVKSSASKPGGDKADKVSSSTSSSSKSSSSSRKSGAKSPSSGSSSSGGGSRVHKSLFGSTTKASPCASEHSPEHHNSLYKSKSTAKQIPEVKKPKRVYVFPSPASSVAVPASPTLSSSADSSDPLSLYEDGGESPGSSSSSGSGGGGGGSSLGGGHLYGSRRAPSPSPSGSHSSFASSSSSSSSSSSSSEDDEEFEDDLLDINPSPSFDSMSLGSFGSAPLDRDLDISFESGSGGSHFDFPDYCTPEVSEMISGDWLESTISNLVFTY, from the coding sequence ATGGTGCAGAAGATGAGCCACACTGAAAGCACCGCGGAGGCGCTGTCATTCTTCGCCGGGGACTCGAGCTCCGGCGCCGGCATGGACCTGGACCCGGCCGCCTCGCCGCTGTCCCCCGGTGCCTCCGGAGACAACCCGGCCTGGTGTAAAACCCCCAGCGGCCACATCAAGAGACCCATGAACGCCTTCATGGTGTGGTCCCAGATCGAGAGGAGGAAGATCATGGAGCAGTCTCCGGACATGCACAACGCGGAGATCTCCAAGCGTCTGGGGAAGCGGTggaagctgctgagagacggCGACAAGATCCCCTTCATCCGGGAGGCGGAGCGGCTCAGACTCAAGCACATGGCGGACTATCCCGACTACAAGTACCGGCCCAGGAAGAAGGTGAAATCCAGCGCCTCCAAGCCTGGCGGGGACAAGGCAGACAaggtcagcagcagcaccagcagcagcagcaagtccTCCTCAAGTTCGAGGAAGAGCGGAGCCAAATCAcccagcagcggcagcagcagcagcggcggcggcagccGAGTCCACAAATCACTTTTCGGGAGCACCACCAAAGCGTCACCCTGTGCCTCCGAGCACTCGCCAGAGCACCACAACTCGCTCTACAAGTCCAAGTCCACAGCCAAGCAGATCCCGGAGGTGAAGAAGCCCAAGCGGGTCTACGTGTTCCCCAGCCCCGCGTCCTCGGTGGCGGTGCCCGCCAGCCCCACGCTCAGCAGCTCGGCGGACTCCAGCGACCCGCTCAGCCTGTACGAGGACGGCGGCGAGTCCccgggcagcagcagcagcagcggcagcggcggcggcggcggcggcagcagcctCGGCGGCGGCCACCTGTACGGCAGCCGGCGGGCTCCCTCCCCGTCCCCCTCCGGCTCCCACTCCTCCTtcgcctcctcttcatcctcctcgtcctcctcctcctcctcgtcggAGGACGACGAGGAATTCGAGGACGACCTGCTCGACATCAACCCGAGCCCCAGCTTCGACAGCATGTCCCTGGGCAGCTTCGGCTCTGCGCCGCTGGACAGAGATTTGGATATCAGCTTCGAGTCCGGGTCCGGGGGCTCGCACTTTGACTTCCCCGACTACTGCACGCCTGAGGTCAGCGAGATGATCTCGGGGGACTGGCTGGAGTCCACCATCTCCAACCTGGTCTTCACCTACTGA